A segment of the Kazachstania africana CBS 2517 chromosome 2, complete genome genome:
GAACGTCAATGGATTGTTCAGTTTGGATGTACTTCATTGTTCAAAAATCTGGGCTTTTGCACTAATTTTACAAGATAAAATAACTCAGATACTAAAAAGATTATCGTTACAACATATAGCATACAAGCACTCTATTACACATTACTTTGCCAAGTCGAGTACACGAAAGATGCAATGGCTATGGTTTGCTTCCGACCCCATCCACAACCTCTCAGAATTCTACACCCCCCCCCCCCACGTGAATCTGCGTAGAGATTTTCCCGATCCTATATTGccaattttccaattttgaaaaattagagaGTTTGCGTTTTTTGCGAGcataagaaaaaattcggaatctttctcttttcggtaatttttcattcaaaaactttcaaaaatttagaattttttgaaaattttttgcttttcaAACTCAGCACCCATACCCTTCATCCTTACACCAAACAGTCAAATGAACAGTGATAATACAAAGAGGTAGTGAATGCCGAGATATTTGCTGGTATTAAAATCCATCCATTGATGATGTTCACAAAACCTTCAACTTACTTAGTCAGTCTGTTTACTCACTTTATGCTTTTTTTGGGCGTTGATTACTACTGCTATTTACTAGAAACGTGAGAGTATATAGAACTATAGAGCTTCTAAAGCTCGTACGATATCATTTGCATACTTTTCGATCAATTTGATACCTTCTTGTAAAAGCTTCGGTGTGAATCCCTTAGTAAATGTATCATTCAATGCTATTGTCCTTATTGGAGCCACTATCTTACCATTGGTCCAACTTACGATTAAACCGTTATCTGCAACTTCAGTTTCGTTCGATGCTGGATCAACAAATATATTATCTTTTACAACCGCCAGAACAAAGACTAACGGTACCTTCAATTCTAGCTTAATTAAATCGTAGTCGTGGAAGGTGGGTAATTCCTCAACCtctaaatcatcaaaacttgaaattaaCTTGGGTAAATATGTGGAATTTAATGCTGTATAAATACCGAATGATATTAGTGATACTGGATATGAAAAACTTGATAACACAAGAACATCGAggtaaattttgaaactgtACCTCTTCGTTAGACGCagattttctttgtcaATTCCCTGAGCAACGTTATTGAATAATGATGTAATGCTCTCCACAATTAATGAATCGTCTCTTTCATTAGCAATATCAATCccaatttcaaagacaTCGTCATCCACTGTATGATCAACAACCTTACATTTCACACTCACTATGCACTCACTTCCATCACTGGCTATTATTCTAGAGGAACCATTGGAGCTTGGAAGGAAGTCAGTGTACACCTCAACGGGTCTAAACTGATATGGCGTTCTACCATCCGGTCTTATAGAAGGTGTGTTGGCCAATGACTCGTACAAATATGACTTTTCGGCAACAGATAACGGCATGCTCAATATACGGGTTATTATACTCTATTCGCTCTCTGTACAGTCGCACAATTTGTGTTCTCCTTTAGAACTCTACCGTTATTCATGCATCGATGCCTTTTGAAAAGTCGctaattaaaaattttcatgaaGCCCAGACATCacataaaaataaagaaatatatatacatatagGTCAGGAAGAAGTGCTAAACTCAACCGTACAATGAGTGCTGTACTCACTAGCATGCTGCACTTGGGGACGTGTCTCataaatgtatatatacatactatatttttcgaatttacatctttttttgtttgtcCCGATGCTTGTTAGCTACTTTTTGTGCTAATGTCAACGATGAGTCCTTGTTCAAAGAAATACCGTAAATTCCTTTCCAAATTTGACAGACTTGCTTCTTGCATGTAAATGAACTGGCTGTCTTTGTTTCAGTTTCTTCCTGATATAGTAAAGTATGAAAACGTTCGAGCTTACACACGTCATGGTAAATAATGTGATTCCGTAAAACAGCCAATTGTAAGTACTTTCGTTCAGATCTCGTCGCTGTCTTTCCAATCGCATCATACAACTTGTCTTATTGGAATTTTCAGCAGATGTGCGCAAGTCACCTACTGATTCATTTAAAATAATACTTAATTCAGGTGTAAAGTGCTTTTTAAGAAACTTTAAATACTCTtttctcttatttttaaaaattatCTTCACCTCTTTGTCGACATCAATGGAATTCCAAGAGTAATCATACACAAGGTTAACGAAACAAAATCTAAACTCATCATCTTGACCTCtcttgaaagaaacaaaattgaTGCCATTTTTCACTCTCCTTTTCTTCCTTATAAGATTCCCACTGGGCAATCCATGTATTTCCATGTCTATCGACTGCTTTCCTCGAGAGTCACTGGTCCCTCCGAATCTGCTCGTGTCACCACGGAAAGAAACTTTATCTTCCACACCAACCATTAAAGCGCAGTAATCATATGGGACTTGCTCAGCAGGAAGCGGAATGTTCACACACATTGGCCCCAAAGTGTCATCATGGTACTTAGTCGCTGCTACTTTGAATGTCAGTGTATTATCGATAACTCGAAAATGTGATCTGTCGCAATGGACTATAGACAGTAACCAGCACACCACAATACCAAACAACAGCAGCataatacaaaaaaaattcaaacaatGGAATTCCAGGATCCACCAATAAGATTTGCATGCTGCTACTCACAACcaaatttgtttcaaattattcaatttgtGCTGTGTCGCTGTCGTTTTTTGATGTCCACGTTTTTTTGTAAAGGTCGGATATTAAACGTGATTGACAAAAATTTCGTCAAGTTGAGATCAACTACTATAGAAGGTAATAAGATAGGAAAAAGAAGCCATGCCCAACGATGTTACAGATCTATTGAACAtagattcaataattcaaGACATAGAGGAACAACGTTCATATCTTTCTGGTACCCTGAATGATCTCGCTGCGAAGCAATCTCAGCTtcatgatgaaaagaaaataataaatgttATTGTTGATGATATCTTGGAGAATCCTAACTCAGTTGATCATCTCGATAAACTGAAAGCTAAATATGGAAATTTAGaagtatttgaaaaactaaTACAGAATATAAATGAATCGGAAGCAAGAACCACAGCTTCAGAGAAACTTAGCGATATTGAAACAGACTTGAATGAATTGTGCTCGCAAACGGAGTTCAATCGTGACAGGATTATCACCATACAtgataaaatcaaagattttgaGTCTAGTAGGCTGAATACTCTTCCTGACGTTCAGGATAAGTTTGACAACAATGTTTTATCACCTTCCATACAGGGTATTGCCAACGAATTTGAACAAACCCTTTTAAATTCCAGATGGGATACAAATAGCTTCATTTTATCGGATTCAAAATCTGTAAATGAGCTAAAATCACATTCGTCAGAACTATTCAAACTCAGTAAATTATATCTTAATccaaagaatgaaaaattatggAATTTTGAATGCTTAGCCaacaacttcaaaattagatTCACCTATCACTTCCATAATGATCCTTCATCCATgattgaaatatattttaacTTTTTAAACGAGTATTTGAAGCAAAACTTGTACAAATGCATAAACATATTTTCGGATGAGATAAATGGTGTGTCCAAAGAACTCGTACACGAGCAGTTTATAAATCATATTTTACAACCGATTAGAGATAAGATAAACTTTACATTGTTAAACTCtaatgattcaaaaaatttgattacTTTAATTTCACAAATCATATCTACTGATAAAACTTTAATCAAAACATTTTATTACCGTGGTAATGGTCTCGTATCTTTAATATCAAAGCAGGTTTGGGAAAAATGGTTAGCATACGAAATTTCAACTGCTCATAGacaatttgatatattgGTTCAATCATCAAATGACTTAACTGATTCCGATGTAAATTTCATAAAACTCTTGAAAAAGATCAACGATTACTTTGAACCATTTTATGAATTAGATTATGAACCATTAGAAGTTTACAAATTAAAGACTTGTTCGGATATTTTCATCCAACTGGCAAATAACTACTTGGATTTTGTTTTGACTGTCGATTCCCTACCACCACAACATTCAAAGGAGGATGAACTATACCAAACTATTTTAAAATTGCATAGCTTGAATAAAGTTCACAGCatgatttttcaactttcaCAAAATTGTATCTTTATAAAGTTAACTGCTTTGGTGAATAATCTTGAAACCAAAAACTATGATTCATTATTCCAAGCAACTATCAAAGATTACCAGGATAATATGTTAAACGACATGCagaattcaataattcatagaatcaaaaaattaataaaagaatcattggcaaattattttaaattAAACTCGTGGGTTATTTCGTTATCAACTCACGATACCAATGATGCACCTTCTAGTGAGATCGTCAATACCATAAACTTACTTAATAGAATAATTTATAGGCTGAAGTCATATGTGCTTCCCCTGGAGATTTCGATTAATATAAAGAATGAAATACTAAACATCATtgtgaattattttatcgaatcaattttgaaactgaaTAAATTCAACCAGAATGGATTAGCCCAGTTGAACCAAGATTTAAATGCATTAAAGAAATGCTTAGATATTCCAGATGACTTAGTAAATTGTCAGGAAGCTACATTTTTGGAACTATTGAATTTGCttactttgaaatatgaTCAGCAAAATGTTAGCCAATTCACAGCTTCAtcatatattaaaaatgggaaatttgatgatttgaaagaacATATGCAGTTAAAATGGTTGAACGATTCTGAGATTCAAGACGCATTATATAGGATATCCTATggaaatataatttaatgTAACTgatttttaaaatcaaattaatttattttgaatatatataaatatgttTGTGCAGATAATTATTACTAGCGCTATTGTTGAAGtaaatcattattattttcttgaaatcttAAAACAGCATCTTCAGAGTTATTATTGTCGGGGCCATCAATGCCTGTCATACTTGAGAACTTTTTCCTAGCGAATGCTTCCACCATTTCACTAACAGTTGAGATCATACCAGTGGGGCCTTCATCGAAGATATGTAAATCATCGACACTTGTAACCCAGCTATGATCACTATCAGTATTTTTATCGGTTTGGCTCCTTATTACTTCCTCTGCCTCGACAGAGAGTTCTTCCTCCACCTCCTCATCAGTATCATTATCAGTCCCATTGAAATGTTCAGAGACTAAATGATCTATAACGGGCCAACCATAAGCATTTgcaaatcttcttcttaccATTATATTGTTATGAGCATCGGGTTTCAAAGCAACAATAACCTTTCTCCATGATAAGCCTTTATGCCAGCGCCTTGCAATCATTTGTTCTAAGTGTTGATATCTTTTACGCACTCCATTACCGTCAACAAATGATTGCAAGAGAATATTTTTGctattaaagaaatcaagCTCTGCCTTAAGTTCTTCGGCAGGGATATCAGACTCAGTATATAACTTGTCATGTACAATAGCATTATCTCTAGAGTCAGGATCCataataaaagatttatCAGGCAACGGAGGCAGTAGAATCGATGTAGCTGTTTCAATCATTGAAACTTTTGGCAATTTTGGGTTTGAACCTGGAAACTTTTGTGGTGCCCATATACTTAGCATCTTTGTAATTGGAGAGACAAAAttcttattgaaaaatgctGTATTTTGAGAAACTGTtatattatcttcaatatcatcaacATTTGATTTGCCCtccttcaatttcaattgttttaaaatatcatcataatccaaaaataatagCGATGAAGAATAAAGTGGTACTACCCCATCATTGATTGCATTGGCATAAAtggttcttcttttgaatttagaaAGTACGGATCTCACCGGTTCCCCTGGCAGTAAATACAAAAGAGGTAATTGATCACTTTGCTGGCCATCTAAACCGAGATCCTGCCCAGTTTTACCTATTACGCCAAATgacaataataattttacaAATGCTGGATTATCGGTGACTATTCCCAATAAGGGTGATGCAATTgcaatgaaattgattggCTTCACTTTCTCAAAAAACCATGGATATACAGCCGCCAAGTAAGCAATAACAAATGTTTGAACAAGTCCACCGAGAGAATGTCCTATGAAGGATATTTTCACGACAGAT
Coding sequences within it:
- the TIP20 gene encoding Tip20p (similar to Saccharomyces cerevisiae TIP20 (YGL145W); ancestral locus Anc_2.329); its protein translation is MPNDVTDLLNIDSIIQDIEEQRSYLSGTLNDLAAKQSQLHDEKKIINVIVDDILENPNSVDHLDKLKAKYGNLEVFEKLIQNINESEARTTASEKLSDIETDLNELCSQTEFNRDRIITIHDKIKDFESSRLNTLPDVQDKFDNNVLSPSIQGIANEFEQTLLNSRWDTNSFILSDSKSVNELKSHSSELFKLSKLYLNPKNEKLWNFECLANNFKIRFTYHFHNDPSSMIEIYFNFLNEYLKQNLYKCINIFSDEINGVSKELVHEQFINHILQPIRDKINFTLLNSNDSKNLITLISQIISTDKTLIKTFYYRGNGLVSLISKQVWEKWLAYEISTAHRQFDILVQSSNDLTDSDVNFIKLLKKINDYFEPFYELDYEPLEVYKLKTCSDIFIQLANNYLDFVLTVDSLPPQHSKEDELYQTILKLHSLNKVHSMIFQLSQNCIFIKLTALVNNLETKNYDSLFQATIKDYQDNMLNDMQNSIIHRIKKLIKESLANYFKLNSWVISLSTHDTNDAPSSEIVNTINLLNRIIYRLKSYVLPLEISINIKNEILNIIVNYFIESILKLNKFNQNGLAQLNQDLNALKKCLDIPDDLVNCQEATFLELLNLLTLKYDQQNVSQFTASSYIKNGKFDDLKEHMQLKWLNDSEIQDALYRISYGNII
- the RRP42 gene encoding exosome non-catalytic core subunit RRP42 (similar to Saccharomyces cerevisiae RRP42 (YDL111C); ancestral locus Anc_2.326); the protein is MPLSVAEKSYLYESLANTPSIRPDGRTPYQFRPVEVYTDFLPSSNGSSRIIASDGSECIVSVKCKVVDHTVDDDVFEIGIDIANERDDSLIVESITSLFNNVAQGIDKENLRLTKRYSFKIYLDVLVLSSFSYPVSLISFGIYTALNSTYLPKLISSFDDLEVEELPTFHDYDLIKLELKVPLVFVLAVVKDNIFVDPASNETEVADNGLIVSWTNGKIVAPIRTIALNDTFTKGFTPKLLQEGIKLIEKYANDIVRALEAL
- the ROG1 gene encoding putative lipase ROG1 (similar to Saccharomyces cerevisiae YDL109C and ROG1 (YGL144C); ancestral locus Anc_2.330), whose product is MSLERKSDILFHYKSFVKVGESERYIITYNLYDDEEIPSDISLDSLWIRIKNVEPLSFRAGYLMGPFILYCDLRTEKYHHSQKIVASVDQPRFEPNLQAQQHCLAELSLHNIQKKYVWVVDVVSQIIFATNTSVSFEISIGKSVESLNDTTDLLPQLHSFSNKLLVNRLTSLDLWKLPTQLSLKQPKKKHLVILTHGLHSNVTNDMVYIQEQIYKAQENYSNEQIIVDGYPGNVCDTEKGIKYLGSRVAEYIIGRLYDESVVKISFIGHSLGGLVQTFVIAYLAAVYPWFFEKVKPINFIAIASPLLGIVTDNPAFVKLLLSFGVIGKTGQDLGLDGQQSDQLPLLYLLPGEPVRSVLSKFKRRTIYANAINDGVVPLYSSSLLFLDYDDILKQLKLKEGKSNVDDIEDNITVSQNTAFFNKNFVSPITKMLSIWAPQKFPGSNPKLPKVSMIETATSILLPPLPDKSFIMDPDSRDNAIVHDKLYTESDIPAEELKAELDFFNSKNILLQSFVDGNGVRKRYQHLEQMIARRWHKGLSWRKVIVALKPDAHNNIMVRRRFANAYGWPVIDHLVSEHFNGTDNDTDEEVEEELSVEAEEVIRSQTDKNTDSDHSWVTSVDDLHIFDEGPTGMISTVSEMVEAFARKKFSSMTGIDGPDNNNSEDAVLRFQENNNDLLQQ
- the RRT6 gene encoding Rrt6p (similar to Saccharomyces cerevisiae YGL146C; ancestral locus Anc_2.327), which gives rise to MLLLFGIVVCWLLSIVHCDRSHFRVIDNTLTFKVAATKYHDDTLGPMCVNIPLPAEQVPYDYCALMVGVEDKVSFRGDTSRFGGTSDSRGKQSIDMEIHGLPSGNLIRKKRRVKNGINFVSFKRGQDDEFRFCFVNLVYDYSWNSIDVDKEVKIIFKNKRKEYLKFLKKHFTPELSIILNESVGDLRTSAENSNKTSCMMRLERQRRDLNESTYNWLFYGITLFTMTCVSSNVFILYYIRKKLKQRQPVHLHARSKSVKFGKEFTVFL